Genomic window (Capsicum annuum cultivar UCD-10X-F1 chromosome 10, UCD10Xv1.1, whole genome shotgun sequence):
aattaaatacaaatacatttaagaaagaacaaaaaaattgtttaagtaccagatcaaaaaataaaattaaagctcatttatttttctaaaagaacgTTTTTCATGAAAagtatttttctatatatatctaACATATCCTAACCTTAAAAAACTATATGACAATGTCCACAAGAAAAATTTATCCACACCCCGATATATACaccaaatcaataaataaaaagaatatgaaGACATTAACAAGACAGAATATTCATAATCACTTAAGAATTTAGTTTGATCATTTCAAAAGAATTGGCTTCTACATTATTAATTTTAcagaaattaatcaaaaatatccttaagtcatatgaaattgaataaaaatatccgTTTATCTCTCTTAAATACCTAGGTTAGCTAACACACAACAAATTGGAGatataataaagataattttttcaaaaaaaacaaaaacaaataaaagatgaGTAGATGACTatgagttttaatttattttttttctaaaaaagcaTTAAATATTGTTAAAAATATCTTTGGATGTACTATATATTTTcgttaagaccacaagattatcTAGGATAAAACTAAATTTTAGGGGATAAAATTAGATACAGAATCCTTAAAATGTCTATTTATtgtttggtgttaacaaaaaataaaagtcaaatgCCATAGATATTTAAATGCTGATGGCATTCGACACAAACTGAAGAACAATTAAAAAATccctatatataatttttaaaaaaacagtTGACAATTCATTTTCTCATTTCcaattttttttccctttaaatGCAACAAGTTAACTGTTTTTTTGTTCCATCTTATTATTCCATGAACTTctcatatatcatcatcatcaataaaatgtttttatttgtagttttccaagaaattttcctttgatttttttttcccaACGttctaaatattcaaaaataaaataaaattgcatAATTTGTTTTtggaagaggaagaaaaaaaaagggtcaATGGAGATATCAGGATCTGCATTTTTGGCTGTATTTGCAGTTTCTGGAAGTGTTGCTTTCCTTGCCATGAAAGTGAATGAACATCTTCTTTCTGATTTCATAAACAAACTCGAAATTGAAATTGGTAATTTTTCTCTATacctctttatatatatatacattttgaagtttttgatattatatatattttcatctAGATATATTGTTGTTCGTTATACTTTTGGTTCATTCATGATCTTACCGTTAGCAAAGTTTTTGTATACGTCCTTGCCATTGAGTGATTAGAGGCGAAACTGAAAGATCATATTGAATCTTCTTTGTGAAAATCTTGTCTCGGTAGTATTAATGACTCTTTGCGTGAAATACAAAAGCACTTTATGTATCAAAATACTTCAACAAAATCGGTTCAAATTTGCCCGtgttttgattttatatatatatatatatatatatatgtgcgtgtGTGTGTTAATATCTGTTATAtacctttttatatatttgacTTAGCAAATACAGTTTTCTGAAATATAAACACCAAAAAGTTTTgcaaaaatgagagaaaagatCTGTATATGTCCAAAGAAGTTGACTTTTTGATGGTCGATCACggtcttcttttttttatttttcttatttttatttctcaactAATATATAAATGTAAAAATAGGAAGTTACATAGTTGGCagctcttttaaaaaatatacatatacattatatatttaatCTGCTTTAATGTTTTTTCTTGTCGAATGTTTATTGAAAAAAACCTTCTCTAACTCTCGAGATAAGAGTAAGATCTGCATACACTTTATCCTCTTCAAACTTCACTTATAAGATTATTTtaagtatattgttgttgtacatatgtattatacACTGATCGACTATTTTTTGAGATGGGTGaatttatattactttttctaacataaatcccaacaatttgaagcttaattacataaaattcggaaattttacataattactgaaaatcttaATTTTAGATTTGTTGAAATGCATAATTAGCTTCCAATATattcaatgaagatacatttttttctttgtaaagacgCATAATTAGCTTTCAAGACTTTTTTGCGAAATTTGGGActatcaagatacataattagctttcgatatatCCAACCAAGATACACAGTTAGTTGAAATTcttataattactttgtaagagtggaaatttgtgtaaatataataaattaaggtgtatatttatgttattttttcatgtttatgtgttgatatTTTACATTATTGTGTGGGCAGATAAAGATCAAGCAAAGAAGAAGGTTATGTTTTCCAATAAAGTTGTGGAATTGGGTTCACataacaaagatataaaatttgatGATTATATTTCAATGAAGAATTATGATGCAGAATCGTCAATATCATCATCTGATGAGAGTTTGAAATCTATGCCTTTGAATTGGCAAGTTCGTTATAAAGGAATCCTTAATGATAAGATTACACTTAGAGGTTATGATTAACTACTATCAATTAGTAGTAAAATCTATTTATTGTGATATCCCTTTTGTATTTGTTGATTGTAATGGTGGCTTTTGTAGTTACTTTTTgcaaagaaaatgacatgtttgTTTAGTATCTAATCGAAACAATCTCTTTGTCCAATAAAAGATAAGGGTAAGGTTGCATACATTCTGTCCTCTTTAGATTCAGTTTCTGTGtgtgtttgttgttgtatttgcaaAGAGAGTGACACGTTGCGACTttagtaaattttcattttagtTTGTGTAACATATTCAGTAAATTATTGTTGCATATTGTGATGTTGTTTTTATGAGTTTTAATTTGATTTGTCAAACAATATTTCACTAATAGTACTCCAAAGGGAATATCATAACAagaattttacaaattttatatatgaacaACAATTGCgaggaaaagaaaagttgttatgaAACAATTCAAGTAAATATTGCTTAATATATACGAAAATACTAACGCATTCAAGATTATAGGTTTATGAATTCGAGATCATAGTTCTTTTTTGcttgttaaattttaaataaaaatacatatttaatggTTTTTATACATGAACATCAAATTTGAACTGAACATTATTGTAATGGTGACTCCACCCCTCACATTCACAACTGTGAGTATtacttgatttttgttgttcGAAAGTAAAGTCTCAGTATGATGTAATGATGAGTCAAATAAGTGTCTATGATGTATAGTGTTCAATAAGTCTTATTATGATGTATACAATATGCATTTACTTATTTTGAGGAAAAAGCTCATACGTAGATGACTACTTATTTATCTATAACGAGAGATTTCGATTCAATCTCCAAGAATTGAGATATTTTTATTAGAAAGACCCTTAAACCTTAATATAAAACTTTTCTGACCTGAATTGTAATTTAGTTAAAAGTACTAGTGCGGAGAAGCCGAATGTGAAACGACAATAGCTATTGATTATAGCTTAGTCATTACTGATATCGAATTCATTTACCCCTTTGTTTTATCTGTTATTTAGAGTCTCACGTCGAATAATGGATGAGTAATTGATTTCATTATATGAGCTTAGGTAATTCTGCCTTAATAAGCtagtttttgaggttgagttagactCAGGATTTTGACCAAGAATTCTGATCATTTTCatctaataaaattatgatttgattatacaaaatcataaatagaTACTTTACGatgagataaaaataatataatttgtgTGATCATTTTTTGTTGTTCAAATTGTATGAAAAATACACATCGTTGGATAGAACGATAGCAATAGTAAGAATTATCTTGAATGGAGGCCTCAACTCTTACTATCGTTGGATAGAACGATAGCAGTAGTAAGAGCTAGCTCGATCATAAAGCTACTAAAACAATAACTTGAGGCCTCAACTTTTTGGAggttccattttttttttaaatactagtTTAGATGTACGCATCTCGCGCGTATACATCATTGAGTTCAActgttacactaaataggatatttatctAAATAACAAAGATATATACACTAATTAAATTCAACaatttttggagaatttatttaattaaacctaacttttaccaaaaaaaagttgtcaaagtcgatcgacattcatctatcaccagtaaactgcaacaaaacaatatgatgatagagacatccaaacaatataattacacaaaaaattttcCAAAGTCGTCTGACGGTCATCTATcatctgtaaactataacaaaataatacgataatagagatatcaaaataatacaactaaacttaacttttacgcaagaaaaaattcaaaacagagatataaaagcAATACAATTAAACGTAATCTTTACTTAAAAAAAATCCTTAAAGCTGACCGACATTCAcataccacctgtaaattcatctaccacctgtaaactataacaaaatcatattttcccaataagtaaattgatttcttcggtagtttaacgtgcatctcaatatttatagaagtattttcttaatagaatcctattttaggagtatttttctatcctattttaggagtatttttctaatagaTCGGTATAAGAAAAAacattaattgattctccttctatatattttagagtcccacatattttaggagtctagttaatataattaaataataaattaaaaaaatagtgaaaaaacagttttatctaaagaagagtcttttaatgaaggacaaaaagttcaaatcacttttctaaaagtCTTCACACTTAGTATATGTGCTTTGCACGTGTCTTTAGcgtcaatcaataaaatatacataagaattaagaacaatattatcagAAAGTAGCAATATATTAACTTTAAGAAATGATCAAAGGCGAAGCCAACCTAGTAATAGAGGGTTCGTCCGAACCctcttcgacgaaaaattatactattaatacatggttaaaataaattttatttatatactgTAGCCTCTAGAAATGATATATCTATTagattatataataaatattatatatcaaatatattattgtatGATGTGTCTCACTTGAATTTTTattacaaacaaaaaaaacaaatttaatttaaatttaacacAAGTAAACCTAGATAGAGAGAGTTAATTAATAAGttattctttattatattatatgatataataaattttaaatcttaaatCCTTCTAATATTTTGACCAACCATACTTCTCTCAAAAAATAATCCatcatttatttttctcattttcagtGTGGCA
Coding sequences:
- the LOC107854525 gene encoding uncharacterized protein LOC107854525: MEISGSAFLAVFAVSGSVAFLAMKVNEHLLSDFINKLEIEIDKDQAKKKVMFSNKVVELGSHNKDIKFDDYISMKNYDAESSISSSDESLKSMPLNWQVRYKGILNDKITLRGYD